One window of the Halobacteriovorax sp. JY17 genome contains the following:
- a CDS encoding glycosyltransferase, with product MANIFRDQQNILYVCLGSKWGTRERMALKDCLIARETGHNVFLYCLRDSIVNLKAKALGIDCLYHVGSISLNFLKWHRLNAFVQYLTKFNISLVHCYDLSFLWPASFYLKRKTKISLVFTFNHEIKKFYKKFWHRNLIRRIDQVFLPIKEMADGVHGHLEVPIRKFEYTGLGVGRDIRISTSDKSTGAWFVGCAVGGHEKDIDFLRPAINAISSLNTKASLSKKVKLLIYSEISWDKFLLQDSVRELISDIGANDHIFLEFTDDLTEACLKVDAWIGLDAKVPIEDLLVNSLLNNIPSLAPRTYATKELFRKRGRLGETYKSGDAREIREKLEKIFNTYAGYIDRLESGRDELVSDFGIEFYKNQLLMGYEKILTKRERLIRHKRPKGL from the coding sequence GTGGCAAATATATTTCGAGATCAACAAAATATTCTCTATGTATGCCTTGGTTCAAAATGGGGAACAAGAGAAAGAATGGCGCTTAAAGATTGCTTGATTGCAAGAGAGACTGGTCACAACGTTTTTCTCTACTGCCTTAGAGATTCAATTGTGAACTTAAAGGCGAAAGCGTTGGGGATTGATTGCCTTTACCATGTTGGAAGTATTTCTTTAAACTTTCTAAAATGGCATAGACTAAATGCTTTTGTTCAGTACTTAACAAAATTTAATATATCCCTTGTTCACTGTTATGATCTGTCGTTTCTTTGGCCGGCCAGTTTTTACCTAAAAAGAAAGACCAAGATATCTCTAGTTTTTACTTTTAATCATGAAATTAAAAAGTTTTATAAGAAATTCTGGCATCGGAACTTGATTAGAAGAATTGATCAAGTCTTCCTTCCTATTAAAGAAATGGCCGATGGTGTGCACGGGCATTTAGAAGTTCCAATTAGAAAATTTGAATACACCGGTCTTGGAGTTGGGAGAGATATAAGAATTTCTACTTCTGATAAAAGCACTGGCGCCTGGTTTGTTGGATGCGCTGTCGGAGGGCATGAAAAAGATATTGATTTTCTAAGACCTGCAATAAACGCGATTAGTTCCCTGAATACTAAGGCGAGCTTATCAAAGAAAGTTAAGCTTCTTATTTACTCTGAAATATCTTGGGATAAGTTTCTTCTTCAAGATAGCGTGAGAGAGTTGATTTCTGATATAGGGGCCAATGATCATATCTTTTTAGAATTTACAGATGATCTTACCGAGGCCTGTTTAAAGGTCGATGCTTGGATTGGTTTAGATGCTAAAGTTCCTATTGAGGATTTATTAGTAAATTCTCTATTAAATAATATTCCTTCTCTTGCTCCTAGAACATATGCGACGAAAGAGCTGTTTAGGAAAAGAGGAAGACTAGGCGAGACCTATAAGTCTGGTGATGCGAGAGAAATTCGAGAGAAGTTAGAGAAAATATTTAATACCTATGCCGGCTATATCGATCGCTTAGAAAGTGGGAGAGATGAGTTAGTCTCTGATTTTGGTATTGAATTTTATAAAAATCAGCTACTTATGGGGTACGAGAAAATTCTCACCAAGCGTGAGCGTCTCATTCGACATAAGAGACCTAAAGGCCTGTAA
- a CDS encoding 30S ribosomal protein S1 gives MTTQELKQKWMTDFEVVYGEDVEVVEATEFSKLLDTTTTKNFEEGEVFMGNVVSIGPDYVMIDIGYKQEGLVSVREFQNYDGSLKIKEGDDIEVYLDKLESSMGNLVLSKDKAEILKAWDKISEACEKGTPLEGTVIAKVKGGLSVDIGVKAFLPGSQIDLRPTRYLDKYIGKKMEFKVIKFNKKRGNIVLSRRAILQEERGKMRQEILDQIQEGMIVKGIVKNITDYGAFIDLGGIDGLLHITDMSWGRVKHPSNLLNMGDEIDVKILKFDSDKERVSLGLKQVQPNPWEKAKETYTAGTKVGGEVVSVKDYGVFIELDDGIEGLIHVSEMSWTGKIKNPAKHFNVGERIEAQVLDVDVENKRISLGLKQLQDNPWEAIEAKYPVGTKVTGKVKSIVEFGMFIDLGEEVDALIHVSDLSWTKKNVNINEEYKEESELEAVVLSVDKENSKFCLGIKQLHEDPWKKIETRFPVGTVVEAEVVRVTDFGAFVELETGIEGLVHISELSEERVDKPEDVIKKGDVAKAMVISIDKDAKKIALSIKAAASAAANGSYSAATVKAATLADKFKGFSIDKDEE, from the coding sequence ATGACTACTCAAGAATTAAAACAAAAATGGATGACAGATTTTGAGGTTGTTTACGGTGAAGACGTAGAAGTTGTTGAAGCAACAGAATTCTCAAAATTACTAGACACAACTACTACTAAGAACTTCGAAGAAGGTGAAGTTTTTATGGGGAACGTTGTTTCTATTGGACCAGACTACGTTATGATCGATATCGGTTATAAGCAAGAAGGTCTAGTTTCAGTTAGAGAATTCCAAAACTATGATGGTTCTCTAAAGATTAAAGAAGGTGACGATATTGAAGTTTATTTAGATAAGCTTGAGTCATCTATGGGTAACCTTGTTCTTTCTAAAGACAAAGCCGAAATCCTTAAAGCTTGGGATAAAATTTCTGAAGCTTGTGAAAAAGGTACTCCTCTTGAGGGGACTGTTATCGCTAAGGTTAAAGGTGGACTTTCTGTAGATATCGGCGTTAAGGCGTTCTTACCAGGTTCTCAAATTGATCTTAGACCAACTAGATACCTTGATAAGTACATCGGTAAGAAGATGGAATTCAAAGTAATCAAGTTCAATAAGAAAAGAGGAAACATTGTTCTTTCTAGAAGAGCTATTCTTCAAGAAGAACGTGGAAAAATGAGACAAGAAATTCTTGATCAAATTCAAGAAGGAATGATTGTTAAAGGTATCGTTAAAAACATCACTGATTACGGTGCATTCATCGATCTTGGTGGTATTGACGGTCTTCTACACATTACTGATATGTCTTGGGGAAGAGTTAAGCATCCTTCTAACCTACTTAATATGGGTGACGAAATTGATGTTAAAATTCTTAAGTTTGATTCTGATAAAGAAAGAGTTTCTCTTGGACTTAAGCAAGTTCAGCCAAACCCTTGGGAAAAAGCTAAAGAAACTTACACTGCAGGAACTAAAGTTGGTGGAGAAGTTGTATCTGTTAAAGATTACGGTGTATTCATTGAACTTGACGATGGGATCGAAGGTCTTATCCACGTTTCTGAAATGTCTTGGACTGGAAAAATTAAAAACCCAGCGAAGCATTTCAATGTTGGTGAAAGAATCGAAGCTCAAGTACTTGACGTTGATGTTGAGAACAAGAGAATTTCTCTTGGACTTAAGCAACTTCAAGACAATCCATGGGAAGCAATTGAAGCTAAGTACCCTGTAGGGACTAAAGTAACTGGTAAAGTTAAGTCAATTGTTGAATTTGGAATGTTTATTGATCTTGGAGAAGAAGTTGATGCTTTAATCCACGTATCAGATCTTTCTTGGACTAAGAAGAATGTAAATATCAACGAAGAATACAAAGAAGAATCTGAGCTTGAAGCTGTAGTTCTTTCTGTAGACAAAGAGAACTCTAAGTTCTGTCTTGGTATTAAGCAACTTCACGAAGATCCTTGGAAGAAAATCGAAACTAGATTTCCTGTTGGAACTGTAGTTGAAGCAGAAGTAGTTAGAGTTACTGACTTTGGTGCTTTCGTTGAGCTAGAGACTGGAATTGAAGGTCTAGTACATATTTCTGAACTTTCTGAAGAGAGAGTTGATAAGCCTGAAGACGTTATCAAAAAAGGTGACGTTGCAAAAGCAATGGTAATTTCAATTGATAAAGATGCGAAGAAGATCGCTCTTTCAATTAAAGCTGCCGCTTCTGCTGCTGCAAACGGTTCTTACTCAGCTGCAACTGTTAAAGCTGCAACGCTTGCTGATAAGTTCAAAGGTTTCTCAATCGATAAAGACGAAGAATAA
- a CDS encoding serine protease encodes MKTVLALAVLCVSANVAAAQPKVAYGEDNRIDIVDSRNSMRKNLASSTATQVKNGNLTLSEDKASYALKNETLEDFMLKISRTWWDPQGKPLCKGEKFAKQLSIGNCSGFLVGNKYLVTAGHCMTSESDCSGAKWVFDFKKGEVEDLSLEADKVYSCKTIVSQKLSNSDQMDYALIELDRVVEGREPLQFRKEGKIGLGEGVFVIGSPSGLPLKISGDSTVQANGNSVYFDADLDTFGGNSGSAVFNARSGEVEGILVRGAKDYTTYTRKDEDGNSYECQGVNFCEEGVTGGACGGEAVTRITNVEIEKKIAEFEAQTESEVDNTVENVLSDSEVDQAISEALAALDAAELQ; translated from the coding sequence ATGAAGACAGTATTAGCATTAGCAGTTCTATGTGTAAGCGCCAACGTAGCAGCAGCTCAACCAAAAGTGGCCTACGGTGAAGATAATAGAATTGATATAGTAGATAGTAGAAATAGCATGAGAAAGAATCTTGCTTCATCTACAGCAACTCAAGTTAAAAACGGAAACCTTACTTTGTCTGAAGATAAGGCATCATACGCTTTAAAGAATGAAACATTAGAAGATTTCATGCTGAAAATTTCTAGAACATGGTGGGACCCACAAGGTAAGCCACTTTGTAAGGGTGAGAAATTTGCAAAGCAACTTTCAATCGGAAATTGTTCAGGATTCTTGGTTGGTAATAAGTATTTAGTAACAGCTGGTCACTGTATGACTTCTGAGAGTGATTGTTCAGGTGCTAAGTGGGTATTTGATTTCAAAAAAGGTGAAGTAGAAGATCTAAGCCTAGAAGCTGACAAAGTTTATTCTTGTAAAACAATTGTTAGTCAAAAGCTATCAAATAGTGATCAGATGGATTATGCACTAATCGAACTTGATAGAGTTGTTGAGGGAAGAGAGCCATTACAGTTTAGAAAAGAAGGTAAGATTGGTTTAGGTGAAGGTGTATTTGTTATTGGTTCACCGTCAGGTCTTCCTTTAAAAATATCTGGAGACTCAACTGTTCAAGCAAATGGGAACTCTGTTTACTTCGATGCTGATTTAGATACATTTGGTGGAAACTCTGGTTCAGCAGTATTTAATGCAAGAAGTGGAGAAGTTGAAGGAATCTTAGTTCGTGGAGCAAAAGATTATACAACTTACACAAGAAAAGACGAAGATGGAAATAGCTATGAGTGCCAAGGTGTTAACTTCTGTGAAGAAGGTGTTACTGGTGGAGCATGTGGTGGAGAAGCCGTTACTCGTATAACAAATGTAGAAATCGAAAAGAAAATTGCTGAATTTGAAGCACAGACGGAGAGCGAAGTAGATAATACTGTTGAAAATGTTCTAAGTGATAGTGAAGTTGATCAAGCAATTAGTGAAGCTTTAGCAGCATTAGATGCAGCAGAGCTTCAGTAA
- a CDS encoding aldehyde dehydrogenase family protein, translating to MSVIEIPKEVMDAPNFIGGEWVVGDGEVIDIYSPYSGSIVGRTNIATSKQIDVAIAKAKEAQVVWGQTPIKDRTKVMFNFREILLRDIDKIAQVVSLENGKILSESKAGIMKGIEVLEYAISLQNLDAGAKMEVSRGVFCEYRREALGVVASITPFNFPAMVPMWTIPIAITLGNSYVWKPSEKTPLTATLLGKALAEAGLPAGVLTILNGTADCVNSIIDNADIKAVGFVGSSKIAKLVYARATALGKRALCLGGAKNHIILLPDADPEMAGVGIADSFTGCAGQRCMAASVLLAVGEVDKQIESIIERAKSTSLGDKMGAIITKEQVEFLNGAIKKAEKDGAKILLDGRKATKPEGLGEGFWLGPTILDGVKEDSEASKLELFGPIMSIIRCSNISEALKIENANDYGNAASVFTSSGALAEVVAKNASAGMVGINIGVPVPREPFSFGGINDSKFGHGDITGENSLNFWSHNKKVTTKWQMQNDHNWMS from the coding sequence ATGAGTGTTATTGAAATACCAAAAGAGGTAATGGACGCCCCAAATTTTATCGGTGGTGAGTGGGTTGTTGGAGATGGTGAAGTCATCGATATTTATTCTCCTTACTCAGGTTCAATTGTCGGAAGAACTAATATAGCAACAAGCAAGCAAATTGATGTTGCAATTGCAAAAGCTAAAGAAGCTCAGGTTGTGTGGGGGCAAACTCCGATTAAAGATAGAACCAAAGTTATGTTTAACTTTAGAGAAATTCTTTTAAGAGATATAGATAAGATCGCTCAAGTTGTTTCTCTAGAGAATGGAAAAATTCTTTCTGAATCTAAAGCAGGAATCATGAAAGGAATAGAAGTTCTAGAGTACGCTATCAGTCTTCAAAATTTAGATGCTGGTGCAAAGATGGAAGTTTCTAGAGGCGTGTTCTGCGAGTATAGAAGAGAGGCCCTAGGAGTTGTCGCTTCAATCACTCCATTTAATTTTCCAGCAATGGTTCCAATGTGGACAATTCCAATTGCTATTACTCTTGGAAATTCTTATGTATGGAAGCCATCGGAGAAAACACCTCTTACTGCAACTCTTCTGGGGAAAGCATTGGCAGAAGCAGGTCTTCCAGCTGGTGTTCTAACAATTCTAAACGGAACAGCAGACTGCGTGAATTCAATCATTGATAATGCAGATATTAAAGCAGTAGGTTTTGTAGGATCATCAAAGATTGCAAAACTTGTCTACGCAAGAGCAACTGCCCTTGGTAAGAGAGCTCTATGTCTAGGTGGAGCAAAGAATCACATCATTTTATTACCAGATGCTGACCCTGAAATGGCAGGAGTGGGAATTGCTGATTCTTTCACTGGTTGTGCTGGACAGAGATGTATGGCCGCTTCGGTTCTTCTTGCTGTTGGAGAAGTAGACAAGCAAATTGAAAGTATTATCGAAAGAGCAAAGAGCACAAGTCTTGGCGACAAGATGGGAGCAATCATTACAAAGGAGCAAGTTGAGTTCCTAAATGGTGCAATTAAAAAAGCTGAAAAAGATGGAGCGAAAATTCTTCTTGATGGAAGAAAAGCAACGAAACCAGAAGGACTTGGAGAAGGTTTCTGGCTTGGACCAACAATATTAGATGGTGTTAAGGAAGATTCGGAAGCATCTAAGTTAGAATTATTTGGACCAATTATGAGTATCATTAGGTGTTCAAATATTTCGGAAGCTCTAAAAATTGAAAATGCAAATGACTATGGAAATGCGGCAAGTGTGTTTACAAGCAGTGGAGCACTAGCTGAAGTTGTTGCCAAGAATGCAAGTGCAGGTATGGTCGGTATTAATATCGGTGTACCAGTACCAAGAGAGCCGTTTAGCTTTGGTGGAATCAACGATTCAAAATTTGGACACGGAGATATCACTGGAGAAAATAGTTTAAATTTCTGGTCACATAATAAGAAAGTCACAACTAAGTGGCAGATGCAAAATGATCATAACTGGATGAGCTAA
- a CDS encoding GTP cyclohydrolase II: MSKDKFERPSHVVLTSHSNQIFKKSLPVNWGADNPKERGPIIATISEKENRNAIGTHSGSYTVYRALSIANGDYPREHRPELENTFSPVTIKPQDSWFDPEKIVSIDPWGGHIQELYGDYIREGYNIKPTIAVTQARLHIPEIFEAIDKGRLEIDGDIIAKDKSVKVTKIAFEPVWYLPGIAKRLGIDEGELRKILFNETGGMFPELVTRPDLKVLLPPIGSTTAYVFGDVDKLSNPEVELSCRVHDECNGSDVFGSDICTCRPYLTYGIEHATKTAQRGGVGLIVYYRKEGRALGEVTKFLVYNARKRQEGGDSAKNYFKRTECVAGVEDARFQEFMPDVLQYFGVKRIHNLHSMSNMKYDAIAKSGIEVINRISIPDDLIPADAQVEMEAKKAAGYFTEGEIKGEDDLGKVVGRNLEE, encoded by the coding sequence ATGAGTAAGGATAAATTTGAGAGACCAAGTCATGTGGTATTAACTTCTCACAGTAATCAAATTTTTAAGAAGTCCCTTCCTGTAAATTGGGGAGCAGATAATCCTAAAGAGAGAGGGCCAATCATTGCGACTATCTCTGAAAAAGAAAATAGAAATGCTATTGGAACTCATAGTGGTTCATATACGGTTTATAGAGCGCTATCTATTGCAAATGGGGACTATCCTCGTGAGCATAGACCGGAGCTAGAGAATACTTTCTCTCCTGTTACTATTAAGCCTCAGGATTCTTGGTTTGATCCTGAAAAGATTGTTTCAATCGATCCTTGGGGTGGACACATTCAAGAACTTTACGGTGATTATATTAGAGAAGGTTATAATATCAAACCTACTATTGCCGTGACTCAAGCAAGACTTCATATTCCTGAAATATTCGAAGCAATTGATAAAGGCAGACTTGAAATTGATGGTGATATCATCGCAAAAGATAAGTCTGTTAAAGTAACAAAAATTGCATTTGAACCAGTTTGGTACTTACCTGGAATTGCTAAGCGTCTTGGAATTGATGAAGGTGAACTTAGAAAAATTCTCTTCAATGAGACAGGGGGAATGTTCCCAGAACTAGTAACAAGACCTGATTTAAAAGTTTTACTTCCTCCAATTGGTTCAACAACGGCCTATGTATTTGGAGATGTTGATAAGCTTTCAAACCCAGAAGTAGAACTAAGTTGTAGAGTTCATGATGAGTGTAATGGATCAGATGTCTTTGGCTCAGATATTTGTACTTGTAGACCTTACCTTACTTACGGAATCGAGCACGCAACCAAAACTGCTCAAAGAGGTGGTGTAGGCTTAATTGTTTACTATAGAAAAGAAGGACGTGCTCTCGGTGAAGTTACGAAGTTCTTAGTTTATAACGCGAGAAAGAGACAAGAAGGCGGAGATTCAGCAAAGAATTATTTCAAGAGAACTGAGTGTGTTGCAGGTGTTGAAGATGCGAGATTTCAAGAATTCATGCCCGATGTTCTTCAGTACTTCGGAGTAAAGAGAATTCATAATCTTCACTCAATGAGTAATATGAAATACGACGCCATTGCAAAAAGTGGAATTGAAGTGATTAATAGAATTTCTATTCCTGATGACTTAATTCCAGCAGACGCGCAAGTTGAAATGGAAGCGAAAAAAGCGGCAGGTTACTTCACTGAAGGTGAAATCAAAGGTGAAGATGACCTTGGTAAAGTTGTCGGTAGAAATTTAGAAGAATAA
- a CDS encoding URC4/urg3 family protein yields MNKEIDYILSAEAVRERTSKLFDLTVAGKTNFEYHEEKLQEVSNFVLEVIKDNYPDLKIPFHSRWGHFQVGGIDRNSKFDSELASLDPKEKGRTKLDLVITSVLLDAGAGPTWSFDEDGKSFNRSEGLGVASWHMFMDGAFSKNGSKIADASKLVEISGADIEKAFQVSESNPLVGVSGRAGLLASLGKCIQSKPEVFVDGRPGNILDYMESKHGSEFAATDLLKAVLTHFGDIWPSRIVVDGISLGDVWNHPSLGEKSDLNSLVAFHKLSQWLTYSLIEPFMEAGFNVHSVNKMTGLAEYRNGGLLIDSGLITLRDPKMMEVSHKPDSEIIIEWRALTVNLLDKIADIVRKELGFSDEEFPLAKVLEGGTWWAGRRIAKEKREDSSPPLKLDSDGTVF; encoded by the coding sequence ATGAACAAAGAAATAGATTATATATTAAGTGCTGAAGCAGTTAGAGAGAGAACATCGAAGTTATTTGATCTAACTGTCGCCGGTAAAACTAACTTTGAATACCACGAAGAGAAGTTACAAGAGGTTTCTAATTTCGTTCTTGAAGTGATTAAAGATAATTATCCAGACCTTAAAATTCCTTTCCATTCTAGGTGGGGACATTTTCAGGTTGGAGGAATCGATAGAAATTCAAAGTTTGATTCAGAGCTTGCATCACTTGATCCTAAGGAAAAGGGAAGAACAAAACTAGACCTAGTGATTACCTCAGTTCTTCTTGATGCTGGAGCAGGGCCAACTTGGAGCTTTGATGAAGATGGGAAATCGTTTAATAGAAGTGAAGGTCTTGGTGTCGCTAGCTGGCATATGTTCATGGATGGAGCATTCTCAAAGAATGGTTCAAAAATAGCTGATGCTTCAAAACTAGTTGAAATCAGTGGAGCTGATATTGAGAAGGCCTTTCAAGTTTCAGAAAGCAATCCTCTAGTGGGAGTTTCTGGGAGAGCGGGACTTTTAGCAAGTCTAGGAAAGTGTATTCAGTCAAAGCCTGAGGTCTTTGTAGATGGACGACCTGGAAATATTTTAGATTATATGGAAAGTAAGCACGGTAGTGAATTTGCTGCAACAGATCTACTTAAAGCTGTTCTTACTCATTTTGGAGATATCTGGCCATCTCGAATTGTTGTCGATGGTATTTCTCTAGGCGATGTATGGAATCATCCATCTCTTGGAGAGAAGAGTGATTTAAATTCTCTAGTGGCCTTTCATAAACTTTCTCAGTGGTTAACTTATTCATTGATAGAGCCTTTTATGGAAGCTGGTTTCAACGTTCACTCGGTGAATAAAATGACTGGTCTCGCTGAATATAGAAATGGTGGACTACTTATAGATTCGGGACTTATTACTCTTAGAGACCCTAAGATGATGGAAGTCTCTCATAAGCCAGATAGTGAAATTATTATTGAATGGAGAGCTCTTACGGTAAACCTACTTGATAAAATTGCTGACATTGTAAGAAAAGAGTTAGGTTTTTCTGACGAAGAATTTCCACTAGCAAAAGTTTTAGAAGGTGGAACTTGGTGGGCAGGAAGAAGAATTGCCAAAGAGAAGAGAGAGGACTCGTCACCGCCTCTTAAATTAGATAGTGATGGAACAGTTTTTTAA
- the upp gene encoding uracil phosphoribosyltransferase, with protein sequence MTNNLHEINHPVLDHKLSLLRDKNTNSRAFRDIMNEIGRFLAYEATRNLKAAKVEIETPIMGATVPVVENYPMVVSVLRAGNGLLDGVLDTLPFSAVGFVGMYRDKFINNTVEYYFKLPDKCEGRDVLLLDPMLATGDTAISALDRLKQYKVGKITMLTVLISPEGLERVNHFHPDVEIYTVSKEEGLNEKGYLLPGLGDAGDRLYNTK encoded by the coding sequence ATGACAAATAATTTACATGAAATAAATCATCCGGTACTAGATCATAAGCTTTCTCTCTTAAGAGATAAGAACACGAACTCTAGGGCCTTTAGAGATATTATGAATGAAATCGGAAGATTTCTAGCTTATGAAGCAACAAGAAACTTAAAGGCAGCCAAAGTCGAAATTGAAACTCCAATTATGGGAGCAACAGTTCCAGTTGTTGAAAATTACCCAATGGTCGTATCTGTTCTAAGGGCTGGAAATGGTCTACTAGATGGAGTTCTAGACACGCTACCATTTTCTGCCGTTGGTTTTGTGGGAATGTACCGAGATAAATTTATCAATAATACAGTTGAGTACTATTTCAAACTTCCTGATAAGTGTGAGGGGAGAGATGTTCTTCTTTTAGATCCAATGCTCGCAACAGGCGATACTGCGATCTCAGCTCTTGATAGATTGAAGCAATATAAAGTTGGAAAAATTACAATGCTTACTGTTTTAATTAGTCCTGAAGGATTAGAAAGAGTTAATCACTTCCATCCTGATGTTGAAATCTATACTGTAAGTAAAGAGGAAGGATTAAACGAAAAAGGGTATCTACTTCCAGGTCTTGGTGACGCTGGAGACAGACTTTACAATACAAAATAG
- the udk gene encoding uridine kinase: MEVIIVGVAGGSGSGKTTFARRLREKLGESECCVLGQDSYYFDQSNKFDHDGGSVNFDHPESLDFDLLAKHLSELKKGHSIDVPVYDFATHSRSSEPERMEPRKYIFVDGILIFSQPQVVKELDYKIFIDCPEDLRFERRLHRDIHERGRTKEGVRNQFYKQVKPMHDLFVEPSKTEACDIINVENFVEKVDKWGEKLVSTP, encoded by the coding sequence ATGGAAGTAATTATTGTCGGAGTGGCCGGAGGAAGTGGTTCTGGTAAGACAACATTCGCGAGAAGACTAAGAGAAAAGCTTGGCGAGAGTGAGTGTTGTGTTCTTGGACAAGATAGTTACTACTTTGATCAATCTAATAAGTTTGATCATGACGGGGGATCAGTTAATTTTGATCACCCGGAATCTCTCGATTTTGATCTTCTGGCTAAACATCTCTCTGAACTTAAAAAAGGGCACTCAATTGATGTGCCAGTGTATGATTTTGCGACTCACTCTAGAAGTTCAGAACCTGAACGAATGGAGCCGAGAAAGTATATCTTTGTTGATGGAATCCTTATTTTTTCTCAGCCTCAAGTTGTTAAAGAGTTAGACTATAAAATCTTTATTGATTGCCCCGAGGACTTAAGGTTCGAAAGACGTCTTCATCGAGATATTCATGAAAGAGGAAGAACAAAAGAAGGGGTGAGAAATCAGTTTTACAAACAAGTTAAGCCAATGCATGACTTATTTGTAGAGCCTTCTAAGACTGAAGCCTGTGATATTATAAATGTCGAAAATTTTGTAGAGAAGGTCGATAAATGGGGTGAGAAGCTAGTCTCTACCCCTTAG
- the hflX gene encoding GTPase HflX, protein MLDNEFHISKDARASLVSLVCPKFQEHSTEKDTERSLNELRELLNTLGIENGESYVQNRKSVDPATILGSGKIKEIAEAAKEEGSSLLVFDCELTSSQIRNIKTLTGLSVVDRCHVILEIFSQHARTREAQIQIEISRLQYLLPRLSGFWTHLSRQKGGIGVRGGEGEQQIELDRRIVRERIEFFKKELEEVRKSREQQKKKRQNKAVTAALVGYTNAGKSSVMNRLCGVEVLEENKLFATLDSTYRMLNPDTKPNMILIDTVGFISNLPNTLIDGFKTTLESAIEADLLIIVCDISDPHYKKHLEVTQQVLGELGVHNKEQMIVFNKKDLHPDPMGQKLIVRATPNSHLVSTYNKEDMVNLKSSIINYFLDKQDHYDLFVPYEAGEAHSKVVSKTNVLATHTHERGIFYRVRAPKFIFNPLDLSKFILAPEDPLNEEFLVE, encoded by the coding sequence ATGCTAGATAATGAATTCCATATTTCAAAAGATGCCAGAGCTTCTCTTGTCTCACTTGTGTGCCCTAAATTTCAAGAACACAGTACCGAGAAAGATACAGAGAGATCCCTTAACGAACTTCGTGAGCTTTTAAATACACTTGGTATTGAAAATGGTGAATCTTATGTTCAAAATAGAAAGTCCGTAGATCCTGCAACAATCCTAGGTTCAGGAAAGATTAAAGAGATTGCTGAAGCAGCGAAGGAAGAAGGTTCTTCTCTTCTTGTTTTTGACTGTGAACTCACTTCATCTCAAATTAGAAATATCAAAACTCTAACAGGGCTCTCTGTTGTAGATAGATGTCACGTTATTTTGGAAATCTTCTCTCAACACGCAAGAACAAGAGAAGCTCAGATCCAAATTGAAATCTCCAGACTTCAATACTTACTTCCAAGACTCTCAGGTTTTTGGACTCACCTTTCAAGACAAAAAGGTGGTATTGGTGTCCGAGGTGGTGAAGGTGAACAACAGATCGAACTAGATAGAAGAATCGTTAGAGAGAGAATTGAGTTCTTTAAAAAAGAATTAGAAGAAGTTAGAAAGTCTAGAGAACAACAAAAGAAGAAAAGACAAAATAAAGCAGTAACTGCTGCCCTCGTTGGCTATACAAATGCAGGGAAGTCTTCAGTTATGAATAGACTCTGCGGAGTTGAAGTTCTTGAAGAAAATAAGCTCTTCGCGACTCTTGATTCAACTTATAGAATGTTAAACCCTGATACAAAACCAAATATGATTCTTATTGATACTGTTGGGTTTATTTCAAATTTACCGAACACACTTATTGATGGGTTTAAAACGACACTAGAATCGGCAATCGAAGCAGACCTTTTGATAATTGTTTGTGATATTTCTGACCCTCACTACAAGAAGCATCTTGAAGTGACTCAACAAGTTCTTGGAGAACTGGGAGTTCATAATAAAGAACAAATGATTGTCTTTAACAAGAAAGATCTTCACCCTGACCCAATGGGGCAAAAGTTGATTGTCAGAGCGACTCCTAATAGTCATTTAGTTTCGACTTACAATAAAGAAGACATGGTTAATCTAAAATCAAGTATCATCAACTACTTCTTAGATAAGCAAGACCACTATGACCTCTTTGTTCCTTATGAAGCAGGGGAAGCTCATTCAAAAGTTGTCTCTAAGACTAATGTCTTGGCGACTCACACTCATGAGCGCGGAATTTTCTATAGAGTGAGAGCTCCTAAGTTCATATTTAATCCACTAGACTTGAGTAAGTTTATTCTTGCTCCAGAAGATCCTCTTAATGAAGAGTTCCTTGTAGAGTAG